One Scyliorhinus torazame isolate Kashiwa2021f chromosome 17, sScyTor2.1, whole genome shotgun sequence genomic window, cttttccccagggtagaggggtcaattactcgggggcataggtttaaggtgagaggggcaaggtttagagtagatgtacgaggcaagttttttacgcagagggtagtgggtgcctggaactctctaccggaggaggtggtggaagcagggacgatagtgacatttaaggggcatcttgacaaatacatgaataggatgggaatagagggatagggaccctggaagtgtagaagattgtagtttagtcaggcagcaggggcttggagggccgaagggcctgttcctgtgctgtacgcttctttgttcttgttctttgttaacctgtgaatGGTAGCACAGCAAGTTTCAGCGTTTTAGATAAATATTTCTCATAGTTAAACTAACCTATCCCAGCATTCTGTTCATTACCAGCATGTGTGAAATGGGGCCATGTGCATGCCTACAGCCCAACAGGAAAGTGTGAATATAATTTAGTTGGCAAACTGGCACTCTTGTCTAAGTTCCCAGTGTCTCTTTTGCCCTCCAGTTGATGTCTTTCTGATGTAGCTTCCCACAAATATTTCAGGCAGTTGAGCTCTCCAGCTAATTCAGTATTGACCTGGGGTAGCCCTTCTGTGTGCATCAGCTGCCATAGATGAGTATAATTCTGAACCATTGGCCAAGTTCAGTCCTGAAATTTGAATATTGCTCCACACATTAGAATTtcctgattaacactgctgcctcacggcaccggatcattgtccatgttgagttttcacattctccctgtgtgtgcgtgggtctcagccccacaacccaaagatgtgcagggtaggtggattggccatgctaaattgcccctttggaaaaaaaaagaattgggtatcctTAAAATTAAGAAAAATAAATTCCTCATTACCTCACTTCCAGCATTTGGGGGATGAGGGCGAGACATGCACGTTATTGCAGAGTAGTTTAAGTTGAGTTCTCTCCAGTTTCAGTCAAGTAATGTCAACAACCATCATTTCTCTCTTCAATAATATTTTATTTGGAACCATTTATTGCTATAAATGATTTGTTTCTGTCCAGCTATAGCTATGTTAATTAAACAGCATCCAATTTCTGACGTGTGGCCAGATTGACTTTCCCAAGTAGTGTACATTGGGCATGGACTTCCTCCATTGTTTGCTTTCTCCTTTTCCTACCCTAGCACAGTCCTCAAACCAAGTGATTGCTGCCCATAAATGGCACAGATGTGAAAAGTGTAATTGCAGTGGATTGACTCTACTGTAAAAATTACTTTCTTGTGTGATCATTTAAGTTGCTAAATTGTCATTAGTTGAGGTGTCTTGACTTTTGTTCTTATATTTTTACAGATGTGCACTCCAGCTAATACACCTGCAACGCCTCCTAATTTTCCAGATGCACTTACGATGTTCTCAAGGCTGAAGGCTTCAGAAAGCTTCAACAGTAGCAGCCCAATTGCCTCGATGGCAACATCTCCTCCTCCTGTAAACTTCAACTCAGGCTGGCCCATGTCGCCCCCAAGTCAGCAGGGCATGTGGACTCCAGCATCACCAACTCCACATACTGGCTGGCCAGCAGCAATGTCCCAACAAACCACCTCAGAACAGAAGGTTAATGTTGCCATGGAGGCTGAAAGATGAGGCCCAGTTAAGGCTTTGTAGATTAAGCGGGAAAAATCTTGCATGGGTCAATATGAAATAGTTTCTGTTGTATTGTGCTGCAGCTAATCTGAACTGAAGGAATACAATAGGGAAGATTCAACTTCATAGCAGAAGAATTATGGGTCCAGCAATTTTCAAAACCAAACATTGTTTCTGGAGTTTGCATGTGTGtgacacaatttttaaaaaactttcaagaccatcaacttcaaaatggaaTTGTTAACTTTGAGAAACTTGTTTTTGATCGTTGACCCTTCAAAAGGAACCTATCAGTGATTAGCTGCTATATCAGAGACAACCATGAAGATCACTAATGGTTTTTAAAGATTACTCCGTAACTTTTTTTGCAGTAAAATGGTGGCAGTTGTCTAATGAATTACAGGGTTGGGAGTGTACGGAGTTGCAACAACGGACAATTACAAAAAATAATAAACTTTAATACAGGGATTGCAAAGTAGGTTTTCGAATCATTGCTTATCTTTGTGTTTGGTTTGTGAATGAGGTTATTTTGGAGGAAAGGAGAGCTAGGAAAGCAGTCAATAGTGTACTGACTGCAGGCAGACTACTACAGTAAGGTTTtaatgttttataaaaaaaaaagtgcCATTGCATGATACTGTACATTAAAATATAAACCTTGAAAAAaacttaagtttaaaaaaaaaaaaaaaaaaaatgtgttttgCTACTCTTAACAACCGTGTGATAGAATTTAAATTCACTTTAGCAACAGTTGCAATGGATACAGGTTTGTCTTTTTTGTCAAACTTGAACTATATAAATTTTTGTACTACGTTATGCACAGACAGGGAGTATCGATTTATTTCTAGAATT contains:
- the LOC140394018 gene encoding UBA-like domain-containing protein 1 produces the protein MSVNMDELKHQVMINQFVLTAGCAADQAKQLLQAAHWQFETALSAFFQEANVPYNHHHQMMCTPANTPATPPNFPDALTMFSRLKASESFNSSSPIASMATSPPPVNFNSGWPMSPPSQQGMWTPASPTPHTGWPAAMSQQTTSEQKVNVAMEAER